Proteins from a single region of Hordeum vulgare subsp. vulgare chromosome 6H, MorexV3_pseudomolecules_assembly, whole genome shotgun sequence:
- the LOC123404378 gene encoding uncharacterized protein LOC123404378 translates to MTMPRGLAAYMLDMVWAVLAGWVSVCLLVANEIARGMRAGEIGPFVVG, encoded by the coding sequence atgactatGCCGCGGGGGCTGGCGGCGTACATGCTGGACATGGTGTGGGCGGTGCTCGCCGGGTGGGTGTCGGTGTGCCTGCTGGTCGCCAACGAGATCGCCCGCGGCATGCGGGCCGGGGAGATTGGCCCCTTCGTCGTGGGGTGA
- the LOC123404377 gene encoding polynucleotide 5'-hydroxyl-kinase NOL9-like, whose translation MERGGGEGSEEARGREREREREWEEAAEAVAYDSSTWPPPVVVVCGPGNSGKSAFSRLLLNTLIARYKRVAYLDTDVGQPEFTPPGFVSLHVLEEQAKDLTMIYLRAPKRCFFFGDVAAHKNPKLLLSYIFGLYDYFIKELYRFNEADNPHKSAIPIVINTSGWVKGIGLHVLSDILRYVSPTDVIRLNTTAEGKNIPGGAFWLDTHEGYSGVNLVEIRAAQNSPPHQLVKKEARMIRDVRLIAYFRQCLPRDFPIFSSDDLVQGIAAIDPFQLLISKIQVIDLHSQISSDSVYDFLAGTIVGIGSSSSAPLSTECSSPWCMGLGFIKAIDIPGDCIHLITPVSHQLLESVDIIFPSCIAVPEGLFQMSDGVDDITARLRDL comes from the exons atggagaggggcggcggcgaggggtcGGAGGAGGCGAGGGGCAgggagcgggagcgggagcgggagtgggaggaggcggcggaggcggtGGCGTACGACTCGAGCACCTGGCcgccgccggtggtggtggtgtgcggCCCCGGCAACAGCGGCAAGTCCGCCTTCTCCCGCCTCCTCCTCAACACCCTCATCGCAAG GTATAAGAGGGTTGCGTACCTGGATACTGATGTTGGCCAGCCTGAGTTCACACCTCCAGGTTTTGTGTCACTTCATGTACTTGAGGAACAAGCTAAAG ACTTGACAATGATATACCTGCGGGCTCCAAAGAG GTGCTTCTTTTTTGGTGATGTTGCTGCACACAAGAACCCAAAACTTCTCTTAAGCTACATTTTTGGCCTTTATGATTATTTTATTAAAGAACTCTATCGCTTCAACGAGGCTGATAACCCTCACAAATCAGCTATACCGATTGTTATCAACACTTCAGGATGGGTGAAAG GTATTGGACTTCACGTTCTGTCAGACATACTGAGATACGTATCCCCAACCGATGTTATTCGGCTAAACACCACAGCAGAGGGTAAAAACATACCGGGTGGTGCATTTTGGCTGGATACGCACGAGGGATATTCAGGAGTTAATCTAGTTGAAATTCGTGCAGCGCAGAACTCTCCTCCACA TCAGTTAGTGAAGAAAGAGGCGCGGATGATTCGTGATGTCAGGCTGATTGCTTACTTCAGGCAGTGCTTGCCAAGggactttcctattttctcttctGATGATTTAGTTCAGGGCATTGCTGCTATAGACCCCTTTCAGCTGCTTATTTCAAAAATACAGGTTATCGATCTACACAGCCAG ATTTCCAGTGATTCGGTATATGACTTCTTGGCCGGTACGATCGTCGGTATTGGATCAAGTTCATCTGCCCCTTTGTCAACTGAatgctcctccccttggtgcatgGGACTTG GTTTCATCAAGGCTATTGATATTCCAGGAGACTGCATTCATCTGATAACACCTGTTTCTCATCAGCTTCTAGAAAGTGTTGACATCATTTTTCCAAGTTGTATTGCAGTACCTGAAGGCCTCTTCCAG ATGTCAGACGGAGTGGATGATATAACTGCCAGGCTGAGAGATCTCTAG